A window from Halomicrobium urmianum encodes these proteins:
- a CDS encoding DUF7312 domain-containing protein: MVEDAGDGEREWRFSVDEVGPDGVVENGDDGAADGDDPEAEHGAAGTLTGYGEVEPEQPTLENALFVAVGVYVGALAISALFVDLSGLALSTVAFVAAGALVGTLALFAFFGVVNPGT; the protein is encoded by the coding sequence ATGGTCGAGGACGCGGGAGACGGCGAGCGCGAGTGGCGCTTCTCGGTCGACGAGGTCGGCCCGGACGGCGTCGTCGAGAACGGCGACGACGGCGCGGCCGACGGGGACGATCCAGAGGCGGAGCACGGCGCCGCCGGCACGCTGACCGGCTACGGCGAGGTCGAACCGGAGCAGCCGACCCTGGAGAACGCGCTGTTCGTCGCCGTCGGCGTGTACGTCGGCGCGCTGGCCATCTCGGCGCTGTTCGTCGACCTGTCGGGTCTGGCGCTTTCCACCGTCGCCTTCGTCGCCGCAGGCGCGCTCGTGGGGACGCTCGCCCTGTTCGCTTTCTTCGGTGTCGT